One stretch of Acidobacteriota bacterium DNA includes these proteins:
- the murI gene encoding glutamate racemase, protein MDAPIGIFDSGVGGLTVAREVFKLLPAEDIVYFGDVGRYPYGGRSREIITKFTAQDISFLMEHKVKFIICACNTASAVALDEIARKFPVKMVGVIRPGATAAVDGTTNGRIGVIGTHATISSNAYARMIHEISPDLKVFSLACPLFVPLAEEGYIDKEATYLIARDYLQTMHDVGIDTLILGCTHYPLLKHVIADVMGDRITLIDSGEEAARAAYQVLAEDNLLTPRTSQKPAPEGEHKFFVSDVPEKFSQVATRFLGKVVEKTTRVDINAY, encoded by the coding sequence ATGGACGCGCCAATCGGCATCTTTGACTCGGGAGTGGGGGGCCTGACAGTGGCACGCGAGGTGTTCAAGCTGCTGCCGGCCGAGGATATCGTGTACTTCGGCGACGTGGGGCGTTACCCCTACGGCGGTCGGTCCCGGGAGATCATCACGAAGTTCACCGCCCAGGACATCTCGTTCCTGATGGAGCACAAAGTCAAATTCATCATTTGCGCGTGCAACACCGCCTCCGCGGTGGCGCTCGACGAGATTGCCCGTAAATTCCCGGTCAAAATGGTCGGCGTGATCAGACCGGGTGCGACGGCGGCCGTGGACGGCACCACAAACGGACGCATCGGCGTCATCGGAACACACGCCACCATCAGCTCCAACGCCTATGCGCGGATGATCCACGAAATCAGCCCCGATCTGAAAGTCTTCTCACTGGCCTGCCCCTTGTTTGTCCCCCTGGCCGAGGAAGGTTACATCGACAAGGAAGCCACGTACCTGATAGCGCGTGACTATCTCCAGACCATGCACGACGTCGGTATCGACACCCTCATCCTCGGATGCACCCACTACCCCCTGCTCAAACACGTCATTGCCGACGTCATGGGAGACCGTATCACGCTGATCGACAGCGGCGAAGAGGCTGCCCGGGCCGCGTATCAGGTCCTGGCCGAGGACAACCTGCTGACGCCACGCACGTCGCAGAAACCGGCCCCCGAGGGAGAGCATAAGTTCTTCGTGTCCGACGTCCCCGAGAAATTCTCGCAGGTTGCCACGCGGTTTCTCGGGAAGGTGGTGGAGAAAACTACGAGAGTGGATATCAACGCGTATTGA
- a CDS encoding PorV/PorQ family protein, whose amino-acid sequence MNYRILVSAVLIGVLWACPGRSAEGDGGYAGAFFQVPAGARPTAMGGAYLAVSDDGAAPLFNPAGLANLKRPLVGSSYRAMKLDRSLGYITVMFPVQGSAVVGAHWLYAGSGSVEARDSDGDLLGRDISNNNHQFAAVFAKRFERYLAFGINLGYLYSTMPEINAASVGFDFGLMFYVDQLFDREKREELPVKDIQVGLTFKNVSKRYSWNSETYLAKYTTNATGSERDDDVPLEFGLGAAGRFADRRLLLAADVLKNEKQGTQLHAGAEFYVSEEFALRSGYSDGRFTAGTGYMFRLGSRVLLIDYAFTTDKADEGSEHIFSFDVQF is encoded by the coding sequence ATGAATTACCGAATCCTTGTCAGCGCGGTGCTTATCGGCGTACTCTGGGCCTGCCCGGGGCGGTCGGCCGAGGGCGACGGCGGGTATGCCGGAGCCTTTTTCCAGGTACCGGCGGGAGCGCGCCCGACGGCCATGGGGGGAGCCTATCTTGCGGTTTCCGACGACGGTGCGGCTCCGCTTTTCAACCCGGCCGGGCTGGCCAATCTCAAGCGACCTCTGGTCGGAAGTTCGTATCGGGCGATGAAACTGGACCGGTCCCTGGGCTACATCACCGTCATGTTTCCGGTTCAGGGCAGCGCCGTGGTCGGGGCCCACTGGCTGTATGCCGGATCGGGCTCGGTCGAGGCGAGGGATTCCGACGGTGACCTCCTGGGAAGGGATATCAGCAACAACAACCACCAGTTTGCGGCCGTGTTCGCCAAACGGTTTGAACGCTACCTGGCCTTTGGTATCAATCTCGGCTACCTGTACTCAACGATGCCCGAAATCAACGCCGCTTCGGTCGGCTTCGATTTCGGCCTGATGTTCTATGTTGATCAGCTGTTCGACCGCGAAAAACGCGAGGAGCTGCCGGTGAAGGATATCCAGGTCGGCCTGACGTTCAAGAACGTGTCCAAAAGATATTCGTGGAACTCGGAGACCTACCTCGCCAAGTATACGACGAACGCCACGGGTTCGGAACGTGATGACGACGTCCCCCTGGAGTTCGGTCTTGGCGCCGCCGGTCGCTTCGCAGATCGCAGGCTGCTGCTGGCCGCCGACGTCCTGAAAAATGAAAAGCAGGGCACTCAATTACATGCCGGCGCTGAATTCTACGTGTCCGAAGAGTTTGCCCTTCGCTCCGGTTACTCCGACGGGCGGTTCACGGCCGGCACCGGTTACATGTTTCGGCTCGGCAGCCGGGTTCTGCTGATTGATTACGCTTTTACTACCGATAAAGCCGATGAAGGTTCGGAGCACATCTTCTCGTTCGACGTGCAATTCTAA
- a CDS encoding PorV/PorQ family protein, translated as MTFLLVICLTGAAEVQAQLGLALMKVEPAARPSGMGGAFVSVTGDPNAPAYNPAGAVMTERFVASLGHNTYWTNVRLETGYAVAPLSSRTYLHGGFRFASVDDIEGRSAPSAEPDVVFEARDISFKAGLAYRYTERFSAGFAVGWFMEKIGAWRGSAFNVDAGLLYRITPVIVVGASVVNNGCDFNLKLDGNPSSEDIALPTTYRAGGSYRYDRYLGAVDVVMLEEKVHVHAGAEAVLHESLSIRSGYMFNYDSKNFTAGASFTRHNFTFDYAFVPYTNDLGTSHLFNLTVTI; from the coding sequence TTGACGTTCTTACTCGTCATTTGCCTGACCGGGGCTGCCGAGGTGCAGGCCCAGCTCGGGCTGGCGCTGATGAAGGTTGAGCCGGCGGCCCGTCCATCAGGGATGGGCGGGGCGTTTGTTTCAGTCACCGGCGACCCGAACGCTCCGGCGTACAATCCGGCGGGGGCCGTCATGACCGAACGGTTTGTCGCTTCGCTTGGTCACAACACCTACTGGACCAACGTACGCCTCGAGACCGGCTACGCCGTGGCCCCGCTGAGCAGCCGAACGTACCTTCACGGCGGGTTCCGGTTTGCCTCGGTGGACGATATCGAGGGCCGGTCCGCACCATCGGCCGAGCCGGACGTCGTTTTCGAGGCCAGGGACATTTCGTTCAAGGCCGGGCTGGCTTACCGGTACACTGAACGGTTCAGCGCCGGCTTTGCCGTGGGCTGGTTCATGGAGAAGATCGGGGCCTGGCGCGGGTCGGCGTTCAACGTCGACGCAGGCCTGTTGTACAGGATCACGCCGGTAATCGTAGTCGGCGCCTCGGTCGTCAATAACGGCTGTGATTTCAATCTTAAGCTCGACGGTAATCCGTCCAGCGAAGATATTGCCCTGCCGACGACCTACCGTGCCGGCGGCTCGTACCGCTACGACCGGTATCTCGGGGCCGTGGACGTGGTGATGCTGGAAGAGAAGGTACATGTCCACGCCGGGGCCGAGGCGGTCCTGCACGAGAGTCTATCCATCCGCTCGGGCTACATGTTCAACTATGATTCGAAGAACTTCACGGCCGGGGCGTCGTTCACCCGGCACAACTTCACTTTTGACTACGCTTTCGTACCGTACACAAACGACCTGGGGACAAGTCATCTCTTTAACCTGACTGTGACCATATAA
- a CDS encoding response regulator, translated as MSHQIRLKTAKVLVVDDEPEITDIVETFLTESGYTVAVENASTNAIKKAREFRPDVILLDIMMPGQDGYDTCQALKKDPKLAAVPVIFLTGKDRTDDMGRSFKSGGDMFIKKPFSCERLLEIVNIVVMSTSHP; from the coding sequence ATGTCGCACCAAATCAGACTTAAGACGGCCAAAGTGCTGGTGGTAGACGACGAGCCGGAAATAACCGACATTGTCGAAACGTTCCTTACCGAATCCGGGTACACCGTCGCCGTTGAAAATGCCTCAACCAACGCCATCAAAAAGGCCAGAGAGTTCCGTCCGGATGTCATTCTGCTGGACATCATGATGCCCGGCCAGGACGGATATGATACCTGCCAGGCACTCAAAAAAGACCCCAAACTCGCTGCCGTCCCGGTCATCTTTCTTACCGGCAAAGACCGGACCGACGATATGGGACGATCGTTTAAGTCAGGCGGCGATATGTTCATCAAGAAACCGTTCTCGTGCGAACGGCTGCTGGAGATTGTCAATATCGTGGTCATGTCTACCAGCCATCCGTAA
- a CDS encoding N-acetylmuramoyl-L-alanine amidase has product MKPPAGRVYRNLVKLLPMLVVLLAARAGATVRVQLAGGYEEINSFTDGGTEYISLSELADILGGSLGWETIGHEVRFKDISYRFDFLIESPFFKLSDSVYNMTYPARFKEGQLYVPAETFLPFLDRVNDRKITWDARSRFVRVDAEYFNVTDISFSPKANGLLIEIHLTTALPYEVFMTEGNWVNVSIRDGLLNRSRLLSRIDKRYMYRLEAHQVESTGQVSIRLKRNVEKWHDKLVQDPPRIQISIADVDFQLDTADTNPVLGPDDKIDVIVIDPGHGGRDYGAIGPRGTREKDVALRIARELAGLIRKDKEFKVIMTRDRDRTVSLQDRADVANRAGTDLFISIHANASPNQQVRGWNVFFLAPARNDSARAVEQLENSYFLRELSAFEAHTEGQSASDGFDPVISILNEMIMTEFQVESHDFAMMVNREFRRFSSTPARGIDQAGFFVLNKVFAPSVLVESAFISNKTDEQLLRDKKYQRNIATGLYDAIKRFKAKYESL; this is encoded by the coding sequence GTGAAGCCTCCGGCAGGTCGAGTCTACCGAAACCTGGTAAAGCTGCTCCCGATGCTGGTCGTTCTGTTGGCCGCCCGCGCCGGAGCCACCGTCCGGGTGCAGCTGGCCGGCGGGTACGAGGAGATCAACTCTTTCACGGACGGCGGGACCGAGTACATATCGCTCTCTGAGCTGGCGGATATCCTCGGCGGCAGTCTCGGCTGGGAGACCATCGGCCACGAGGTCAGGTTCAAGGACATATCGTACCGCTTCGACTTCCTGATTGAATCCCCTTTCTTCAAGCTCAGTGACAGCGTGTACAACATGACGTACCCGGCCCGATTCAAAGAGGGTCAGTTGTACGTTCCGGCAGAGACGTTTCTTCCCTTCCTGGACAGGGTCAACGACAGGAAGATCACCTGGGACGCTCGGTCCCGGTTCGTGCGGGTGGATGCCGAGTACTTCAACGTCACCGACATCTCGTTCTCTCCCAAAGCCAACGGGCTCCTTATCGAGATCCACCTGACCACCGCCCTGCCTTACGAGGTATTTATGACGGAGGGCAATTGGGTCAACGTCTCCATCCGCGATGGCCTGCTGAACCGGTCGCGCCTTCTCTCCCGCATCGACAAACGGTACATGTATCGTCTGGAAGCCCACCAGGTCGAGAGCACGGGTCAGGTGTCGATTCGCCTCAAGCGCAACGTCGAGAAATGGCACGACAAGCTCGTCCAGGATCCGCCGCGCATACAGATTTCGATAGCCGACGTCGACTTCCAGCTAGACACGGCCGACACCAATCCGGTTCTCGGTCCCGATGACAAGATCGACGTCATAGTCATCGATCCCGGGCACGGCGGCAGGGATTACGGTGCCATCGGCCCCAGGGGAACGCGCGAAAAGGACGTTGCCCTGAGGATCGCCCGCGAACTGGCCGGGCTGATCCGAAAGGACAAGGAATTCAAGGTGATCATGACCCGGGATCGGGATCGGACGGTCAGCCTCCAGGATCGTGCCGATGTCGCCAACAGGGCCGGGACCGACCTGTTCATATCGATTCACGCCAATGCCTCGCCCAACCAACAGGTCCGGGGGTGGAATGTCTTCTTCCTGGCCCCGGCCCGTAACGACTCAGCCCGCGCCGTCGAGCAACTGGAAAACAGCTACTTCCTGCGCGAGCTTTCGGCCTTCGAGGCGCACACCGAGGGACAATCCGCTTCGGACGGCTTCGATCCCGTTATCAGCATTCTCAACGAGATGATCATGACGGAATTCCAGGTGGAATCGCACGACTTTGCCATGATGGTGAACCGTGAGTTTCGCCGTTTCAGCAGTACGCCGGCTCGCGGCATCGATCAGGCCGGGTTCTTTGTGCTCAACAAGGTGTTCGCGCCGTCGGTGCTGGTGGAATCGGCTTTTATCTCCAACAAGACGGACGAACAGCTGTTGCGAGACAAGAAATACCAGCGCAACATTGCCACCGGCCTGTATGACGCCATCAAGCGGTTCAAGGCCAAGTACGAGAGTCTCTGA
- a CDS encoding isocitrate/isopropylmalate dehydrogenase family protein, with protein MAKYRIAWLPGDGVGNDVMEAARIVLDAIRLDAEYIPGDVGWEFWKREANPLPDRTLDLLRNTDCALFGAITSRPKEEAQKDLIPELQGKGHVYASPIVRMRQELNLRTNLRPCRAYEGNPLNYKGGIDIVVFRENTEDLYSGVEFHPVPDEVRDVLKKHNKKMARFDRVPGEDMAISLRIVTRNASRNIITDAFEYAKKTGRKNVTVVEKPNVIRETSGLIVRTAREVARDYPGIELWETNIDAMCMWLIKNPLDYSVLVTSNMFGDIVSDLCAQLVGGLGFAASGNIGDDYAVFEPTHGSAPKYAGQYKVNPMAMLLSVKLMLEWLGETASADTLEKAIAGVIREGRIRTYDMGGTNSTLDVAKAVAAGV; from the coding sequence ATGGCCAAGTATCGGATCGCCTGGCTACCCGGTGATGGTGTCGGTAACGACGTCATGGAAGCGGCCAGAATCGTTCTGGACGCAATCCGGCTTGACGCCGAGTATATCCCCGGCGACGTCGGCTGGGAATTCTGGAAACGGGAAGCCAACCCGCTGCCCGACCGCACCCTCGACCTGCTGAGAAACACCGACTGTGCCCTTTTTGGAGCCATCACGTCGCGCCCTAAAGAGGAGGCCCAGAAGGACCTCATCCCGGAGCTTCAGGGTAAGGGGCACGTATACGCCTCGCCGATAGTCCGCATGCGGCAGGAGCTGAACCTCCGCACCAACCTCCGCCCCTGCAGGGCATACGAAGGCAACCCGCTCAACTACAAAGGCGGTATCGACATTGTCGTGTTCCGCGAGAATACCGAGGATTTATACTCCGGCGTGGAGTTTCACCCCGTCCCGGACGAAGTGCGCGACGTCCTGAAGAAACACAACAAGAAAATGGCCCGCTTCGACCGTGTACCGGGCGAAGACATGGCGATATCGCTGCGCATCGTTACCCGAAACGCCAGCCGGAACATCATCACCGACGCCTTCGAATACGCGAAAAAGACCGGGCGCAAGAACGTCACCGTCGTCGAGAAACCGAACGTCATCCGCGAGACGTCGGGATTGATCGTTCGCACGGCCCGCGAGGTGGCCCGGGATTACCCCGGTATCGAATTGTGGGAAACCAACATCGACGCCATGTGCATGTGGTTGATCAAGAACCCGCTGGACTACAGTGTCCTTGTCACCTCGAACATGTTCGGGGATATAGTCTCCGATCTGTGTGCGCAACTGGTCGGCGGCCTTGGTTTTGCCGCCTCCGGCAATATTGGTGACGACTACGCGGTCTTCGAACCGACCCACGGATCGGCGCCCAAATACGCCGGGCAGTACAAAGTCAACCCGATGGCTATGCTCCTGTCGGTCAAGCTGATGCTGGAATGGCTGGGGGAGACGGCCAGTGCCGACACCCTGGAGAAGGCCATCGCCGGCGTGATCAGGGAAGGCAGGATCCGCACTTACGACATGGGTGGCACCAATTCTACGCTCGATGTAGCCAAAGCCGTGGCAGCCGGGGTTTAG
- a CDS encoding PKD domain-containing protein, with translation MTRRSLLPIFLCVVVTVALTVPGCDELVTEVTEVTIAGHPTAEFGVDIDSGCVPLTVTFQDLSDGPRTGWLWDFGDSTTSTDTNPVHTYDSAGVYTVMLTLEHEPTEGEDTEIKKRFIIAGQSIADFVPSVDSGCPGLEVTFTPVQYGGITAWDWDFGDGESSNDSVPVHVYDTVGQYSVTLTVDGACGQTILTDSNLIQITDCPVVQFAADPVSGCRPLIVAFYDSSEAGQDHAITGRSWSFGDGGTSTDQNPVWTYEDSGTYTVTLEVTSTGGVSIDSMVDLITVYDSTQAAFSAASPTAGCISDFQQFVVKFQDESVGGITSWTWDFGDGTFSNDTSPAHAFMTPGRYTIILEVDGPCGQDERTAADLVVLSDTLQTVSFSISPTTGTTDDVFTFTDLSPGVVLGRDWVFGDPANTGTDSIETFQFTSAGSHEIRLTISNDCGQVEDVDTVVVTAP, from the coding sequence ATGACCAGAAGATCCCTCCTGCCAATCTTCCTTTGTGTTGTTGTCACCGTGGCGCTCACCGTTCCCGGGTGCGACGAACTGGTTACCGAGGTGACCGAAGTTACGATCGCCGGGCACCCGACGGCGGAATTCGGCGTCGATATCGACTCCGGCTGTGTGCCGCTGACGGTGACTTTTCAGGATCTGTCGGACGGCCCGCGAACCGGCTGGCTGTGGGACTTCGGCGACAGCACAACCTCGACCGACACCAATCCCGTCCACACGTATGACAGCGCCGGTGTGTACACGGTTATGCTGACGCTGGAACATGAGCCGACGGAAGGCGAGGATACGGAGATCAAGAAACGATTTATTATCGCGGGCCAGTCAATCGCCGACTTCGTACCGTCGGTCGATTCAGGGTGTCCCGGTCTCGAGGTCACTTTCACTCCGGTGCAGTATGGTGGCATTACCGCCTGGGATTGGGATTTCGGTGACGGCGAATCATCCAACGACTCGGTTCCGGTCCACGTGTACGATACCGTCGGCCAGTACAGCGTGACTCTGACGGTCGACGGCGCCTGCGGCCAGACCATCCTTACGGACTCCAATTTGATCCAGATTACGGATTGCCCGGTCGTGCAGTTTGCCGCCGACCCGGTTTCCGGATGCCGACCCCTGATAGTAGCGTTCTACGACTCCAGCGAAGCCGGCCAGGATCACGCCATCACCGGTCGGTCGTGGAGTTTCGGGGACGGCGGCACCTCAACCGACCAGAACCCCGTCTGGACGTACGAAGACTCCGGCACGTACACGGTTACGCTGGAAGTGACCAGCACCGGCGGCGTGTCCATCGACTCGATGGTCGACCTCATCACGGTGTATGACAGCACCCAGGCCGCCTTTTCGGCGGCCAGCCCGACCGCCGGCTGCATATCTGACTTTCAGCAGTTTGTCGTCAAGTTCCAGGATGAATCGGTCGGCGGAATCACAAGCTGGACGTGGGACTTCGGTGACGGCACGTTTTCCAACGACACCAGTCCCGCCCACGCCTTCATGACGCCGGGCAGGTATACAATCATCCTGGAAGTCGACGGTCCCTGCGGCCAGGACGAACGCACGGCAGCCGACCTTGTCGTCCTGTCCGATACGCTGCAGACCGTGTCGTTCAGCATCTCACCCACCACCGGCACCACGGACGACGTTTTCACCTTCACCGACCTGTCGCCGGGCGTAGTCCTCGGTCGAGACTGGGTCTTCGGCGACCCCGCGAACACCGGAACGGACAGCATCGAAACGTTTCAGTTTACATCCGCCGGTTCACACGAGATACGGCTGACCATCAGCAATGACTGCGGTCAGGTAGAAGACGTGGATACGGTAGTGGTGACGGCACCGTAA
- a CDS encoding XTP/dITP diphosphatase: MQLVLATNNPDKVREITQLLGDLPVTILTADDYLEFPEVAETGTTLEENAVLKARTVAEFCEHPTLADDSGLQVDALGGAPGVLSSRFAGEGCTYRDNNEKLLRELEGVPAERRTARFRCVIAIAWDSEEVQTVEGTAEGRITEDIAGAEGFGYDPVFYYPPKQKRFSDMTLEEKNLVSHRGKALQEARSLIIERLNAMRA, from the coding sequence ATGCAGCTCGTTCTGGCGACAAATAACCCCGACAAGGTCAGGGAGATAACGCAACTTCTTGGCGACCTGCCGGTCACTATCCTGACCGCCGACGATTACCTCGAATTCCCGGAGGTCGCGGAAACCGGAACCACGCTGGAAGAGAACGCTGTTCTCAAGGCCAGAACGGTCGCCGAATTCTGTGAACATCCGACCCTGGCCGACGACTCCGGTCTACAGGTGGACGCCCTGGGCGGCGCTCCGGGTGTCCTCTCATCCCGCTTTGCCGGAGAGGGTTGTACGTACCGCGACAACAACGAGAAGCTGTTACGGGAACTTGAGGGCGTCCCCGCCGAGCGCCGCACCGCACGTTTCCGTTGCGTGATCGCCATCGCCTGGGACAGCGAGGAAGTCCAGACCGTTGAAGGGACGGCGGAGGGCCGCATAACAGAGGACATCGCCGGGGCCGAGGGGTTCGGGTACGATCCGGTCTTTTACTATCCCCCGAAGCAAAAGCGCTTCTCGGACATGACGCTGGAAGAAAAGAACCTCGTCAGCCACCGGGGCAAAGCGTTGCAGGAAGCCCGTTCCTTGATAATCGAACGGCTCAACGCCATGCGAGCTTGA
- the dusB gene encoding tRNA dihydrouridine synthase DusB — protein sequence MTVGNLNLTGRALLAPLAGVSNRPFRVLAISAGAAMAFTEMVSADGIVRSQAKTLAMMRFKPDEQPIGIQLFGADPAVMHEAAAITVERFRPDLIDINLGCPVKKVVRKNGGAALLKDIGLTRRVIRAVVTAAGTTPVSVKMRSGWEQSSPVYIEVARLAEEEGVSAVTLHARSRSCGFAGRADWSAIARLKSAVSIPVIGNGDIRVPEDARRMLEETGCDSVMVGRAAMTDPLIFRRINQLLSTGVEPAPPTIPQIVELALVHARLMRDEYGEQRGMRMMRRYLGWQVRGIRGAAKLRPLLFRVETLRDIERIFERYLGAGAPEPSAPPEKLRPGA from the coding sequence ATGACGGTGGGAAACTTAAACCTCACCGGGCGGGCCCTCCTGGCCCCGCTGGCCGGTGTATCCAATCGACCGTTTCGCGTCCTGGCCATCAGCGCCGGAGCCGCCATGGCGTTTACGGAGATGGTCTCGGCCGATGGCATCGTTCGGTCTCAGGCCAAAACGCTGGCCATGATGCGTTTCAAGCCTGACGAGCAACCTATTGGCATCCAGCTATTTGGTGCCGACCCGGCGGTTATGCACGAAGCTGCCGCCATCACTGTAGAACGCTTCAGGCCGGACCTTATCGATATCAACCTCGGTTGCCCCGTGAAAAAGGTGGTTCGCAAAAACGGCGGGGCGGCCTTGCTCAAGGACATCGGCCTGACCAGGCGGGTCATTCGCGCCGTGGTCACGGCCGCCGGCACCACCCCGGTCTCTGTCAAAATGCGTTCCGGTTGGGAGCAATCGAGCCCCGTCTATATCGAAGTGGCCCGTCTGGCCGAGGAGGAGGGTGTCAGCGCCGTAACGCTGCACGCTCGGTCGCGTTCCTGCGGGTTTGCCGGTCGGGCCGACTGGTCGGCAATCGCCCGGCTGAAATCGGCCGTATCCATCCCGGTGATTGGCAACGGCGACATTCGTGTTCCGGAAGACGCTCGGCGCATGCTGGAAGAAACCGGCTGCGACTCTGTCATGGTCGGGCGAGCGGCAATGACCGATCCGCTGATATTCCGTCGGATCAACCAGTTGCTGTCAACCGGTGTGGAGCCGGCGCCGCCGACCATCCCCCAGATCGTGGAACTGGCCCTGGTCCATGCCCGTCTCATGCGCGATGAGTACGGCGAACAGAGGGGTATGCGGATGATGCGCCGCTACCTCGGCTGGCAGGTCAGGGGCATTCGGGGTGCCGCCAAGCTGCGGCCCCTGTTGTTCAGAGTTGAAACACTTCGGGACATCGAGCGGATATTCGAACGTTATCTCGGGGCCGGCGCCCCTGAGCCGTCTGCTCCGCCTGAGAAACTGCGACCCGGCGCTTGA
- the smpB gene encoding SsrA-binding protein SmpB: MVKQDATVRMIARNRKARYDYHIESTVEAGLELRGSEVKSVREGKVNLSDAYAVVEDGQAVLKNLHISPYKMAQEDHDPIRPRRLLMHKREIRKLAIRTQQRGMTLVPLAVYFRGAYVKVELGLGLGRKKYDKRQAIARAEADRKIRRAVRKDVDK; encoded by the coding sequence ATGGTCAAGCAGGACGCCACCGTCAGGATGATTGCCCGGAACCGCAAGGCGCGCTATGACTACCATATAGAGAGCACCGTCGAGGCCGGTCTGGAACTCAGGGGTAGCGAAGTCAAGTCCGTCCGGGAGGGCAAGGTCAATCTGTCCGACGCCTATGCCGTGGTTGAGGACGGGCAGGCAGTGCTGAAGAACCTGCATATATCGCCGTACAAGATGGCGCAGGAAGACCATGACCCGATCCGGCCCCGCCGACTGCTGATGCACAAGCGGGAGATCCGTAAGCTCGCCATCCGTACCCAGCAGCGAGGCATGACCCTGGTGCCGCTGGCCGTGTATTTCCGGGGAGCTTACGTTAAGGTCGAACTGGGGCTCGGCCTCGGCCGTAAGAAGTACGACAAGCGTCAAGCCATCGCCCGCGCTGAAGCCGACCGAAAGATCCGGCGGGCCGTGAGAAAGGACGTCGACAAGTGA
- a CDS encoding electron transfer flavoprotein subunit alpha/FixB family protein → MKILVVALQKDGKVASATFEVITVAKSLGGEISTAVLADNAQAPAEKIASRGGGKVLAVSNPALKYFNDESYARVIAEMISRHAPDLVLGPASFYGKALFSRLAALSGGAMVSDVTGVEANSDRLEITRPSYGGSVIERVVGRSAGGPLFATVRPKIFPESSDGAGEVVSETVDESCFQSRATVTEVKVESAGSQNLAEADIVVSAGRGIKGPENAALVRDLADALSAAFGASRAVVDAGWLAYSQQVGQTGKTVNPKLYIAVGISGAIQHLVGMQTSQTIVAINKDKDAPIFNIANYGIVGDLFEIVPVLTRKFKAELSR, encoded by the coding sequence ATGAAGATACTTGTAGTTGCGCTGCAGAAAGACGGTAAGGTTGCATCGGCTACCTTTGAGGTAATCACGGTGGCCAAGTCGCTCGGCGGAGAGATCAGCACGGCCGTACTTGCCGACAACGCACAGGCACCGGCCGAGAAGATTGCATCAAGAGGAGGCGGCAAGGTACTTGCAGTGTCCAACCCTGCTCTGAAGTACTTCAACGACGAGAGCTACGCCCGGGTCATTGCTGAAATGATCTCGCGACATGCACCCGATCTCGTGCTCGGGCCTGCGTCCTTCTACGGCAAAGCGTTGTTCAGCCGACTGGCGGCTCTTTCGGGCGGAGCTATGGTGTCCGACGTAACCGGTGTGGAGGCGAACAGCGACAGGCTGGAGATTACCAGACCCAGCTACGGCGGTTCGGTCATAGAGCGCGTCGTCGGGCGGAGTGCCGGGGGGCCGCTTTTTGCCACCGTACGCCCGAAGATATTCCCCGAGTCGTCGGACGGCGCCGGTGAGGTTGTATCTGAAACCGTCGACGAGTCATGCTTTCAGTCCCGCGCTACGGTAACGGAGGTCAAGGTGGAATCGGCCGGGTCACAGAACCTTGCCGAGGCCGACATCGTGGTATCGGCTGGTCGCGGCATCAAGGGTCCGGAGAACGCAGCACTGGTGCGCGATTTGGCTGACGCGCTCAGTGCAGCCTTCGGCGCCTCCCGAGCCGTCGTCGATGCCGGCTGGCTTGCCTATTCGCAGCAGGTCGGCCAGACCGGAAAGACCGTCAACCCGAAGCTCTACATCGCCGTGGGGATCTCCGGAGCCATCCAGCACCTCGTCGGTATGCAGACCTCGCAGACTATCGTGGCGATTAACAAGGATAAGGATGCTCCCATCTTTAACATCGCCAACTACGGTATAGTCGGAGACCTTTTTGAGATCGTCCCGGTGCTCACCAGGAAATTCAAGGCGGAACTGTCGCGGTAG
- a CDS encoding response regulator, with product MSTDQARITGTILVVDDDEAILQTIKTILSECGHTVLTARDGTKGLAAAEQTSPDLILMDVVMPEMDGYETTRRLRERPHLKNVPVIFLSGRSTGEDAGRSFAHGGLTFVRKPFSTQQLTDLVALTLQSLDESGETG from the coding sequence ATGAGCACGGACCAGGCCAGGATCACCGGAACTATACTGGTCGTCGATGATGACGAGGCGATCCTGCAGACTATAAAGACCATTCTGTCCGAATGCGGCCATACTGTCCTGACCGCCAGGGACGGGACCAAGGGACTGGCCGCCGCGGAGCAGACGAGTCCGGATCTGATCCTTATGGATGTCGTTATGCCGGAGATGGACGGCTACGAGACTACACGGCGGCTCAGGGAGAGGCCTCACCTGAAGAATGTACCGGTGATTTTCCTGTCCGGCCGGTCGACCGGCGAGGACGCCGGCCGGTCGTTCGCCCACGGGGGACTGACCTTTGTGAGGAAGCCCTTCTCCACGCAGCAACTTACTGACCTGGTGGCACTTACCCTTCAATCGCTGGATGAGTCCGGGGAGACCGGGTAA